Proteins found in one Planctomicrobium piriforme genomic segment:
- a CDS encoding STAS domain-containing protein, whose product MSTTAPPCELVSVQDYVTVILRPSVVQSSWTDIEAFGSDVRSELERRTAPACVVDLSPLNYMGSAIVALIVRVWKVVQARDGRMVVVCPNAAVLEVIRLAGLDKIWTVTPRLEDAQKKLGVKGSSASIPMVTTSPASPEAGGVPSSRIWYFTMGALTVLLALIVVLVIAARR is encoded by the coding sequence GTGTCGACGACAGCGCCCCCGTGTGAGTTGGTGTCGGTGCAGGATTACGTCACCGTGATCTTGCGGCCATCGGTAGTCCAATCGAGTTGGACCGATATCGAGGCCTTCGGTTCGGACGTTCGCAGTGAACTCGAACGCCGTACCGCGCCCGCCTGCGTGGTCGACCTCTCCCCCCTGAACTACATGGGCAGCGCCATCGTCGCTCTCATCGTGCGGGTCTGGAAAGTCGTCCAGGCGCGAGACGGGCGCATGGTTGTCGTCTGCCCGAATGCCGCCGTGCTGGAGGTCATTCGACTCGCCGGTCTCGACAAAATCTGGACGGTCACACCCCGGCTCGAAGATGCCCAGAAGAAGCTGGGCGTCAAAGGGAGTTCCGCCAGCATACCGATGGTGACCACGAGCCCTGCCAGCCCCGAAGCCGGCGGCGTCCCGTCCTCACGGATCTGGTACTTTACGATGGGAGCGCTCACGGTGCTGCTGGCACTGATCGTGGTGCTGGTCATCGCCGCCCGACGCTGA
- a CDS encoding GspE/PulE family protein yields MSNPHNGNEAAGASASDSVIGQELRSVHRKTESLPPEARQRVLQEELYSLISVVGAAPLVELLLERAFELGATDIHFDPQRDGLHIRMRLDGVLHNILRLDQQYVQPVISRVKLLANMDITDRRTAQDGRISSQVLRHRRDVRVGSGPTIHGERVVMRLMPDDSQYVNLAQLGMNRTQIEQVDRGIRCPYGVILSVGPVGSGKSTTTYTCLSALNDPQRSLVTIEDPVERRIDGVNQVQIDTRYEFGFVEALRGILRQDPDVIMIGEIRDAETAHIAIRAGLTGTRVLSTLHAGDTGSTIDMFREFQVPRMFLADAIKCVIAQRLLRKVCTKDREYFAPDVATSEFLKLSPEQAREVRLARGIPSDANFHTGYFGRTGIFEVMSVDGEVRDMLLGGKPGRTISDFCHTNGMISLEESAREKVLDGVTSVEEVIRMMI; encoded by the coding sequence ATGTCGAACCCGCACAATGGCAACGAAGCTGCCGGCGCCTCTGCATCGGATTCTGTTATCGGGCAAGAACTGCGGTCGGTGCATCGCAAGACGGAATCGCTCCCTCCGGAAGCTCGCCAGAGGGTGCTGCAGGAAGAGCTCTACAGTCTGATCAGCGTGGTTGGGGCCGCGCCGCTCGTCGAATTGCTGCTCGAACGTGCGTTCGAACTCGGGGCGACCGACATTCACTTCGACCCCCAGCGCGACGGCCTGCATATCCGCATGCGACTCGACGGCGTGCTGCACAACATTCTGCGGCTCGACCAGCAGTATGTGCAGCCGGTGATTTCCCGCGTCAAACTGCTGGCGAACATGGACATCACCGACCGCCGCACCGCGCAGGACGGCCGGATCTCCAGCCAGGTGCTGCGGCATCGCCGCGATGTCCGCGTGGGCTCCGGACCGACGATTCACGGCGAACGAGTGGTCATGCGGCTCATGCCGGATGATTCCCAGTATGTGAACCTGGCTCAGTTGGGAATGAACCGCACGCAGATCGAACAGGTCGATCGCGGCATTCGCTGTCCTTACGGAGTAATTCTGAGCGTCGGCCCGGTCGGGAGCGGCAAGAGCACCACGACCTACACCTGTCTGTCGGCGCTCAACGATCCGCAGCGCAGCCTTGTCACGATCGAAGATCCGGTCGAACGCCGGATCGATGGCGTGAATCAGGTGCAGATCGACACTCGATATGAGTTCGGATTTGTGGAAGCCCTCCGCGGCATTTTGCGGCAAGATCCCGACGTCATCATGATCGGCGAAATTCGCGATGCCGAGACCGCGCACATTGCCATCCGCGCCGGTCTGACAGGCACCCGGGTGCTCAGCACGCTGCATGCGGGAGACACGGGCTCGACGATCGACATGTTCCGCGAGTTTCAGGTTCCCCGCATGTTTCTCGCCGACGCCATCAAGTGCGTCATCGCCCAGCGACTGCTCCGCAAGGTCTGCACCAAAGACCGCGAATACTTCGCGCCAGATGTCGCCACGTCCGAGTTCCTCAAACTCTCGCCTGAACAGGCCCGCGAGGTGCGACTCGCCCGTGGTATTCCGTCGGACGCCAACTTCCACACCGGGTACTTCGGTCGCACAGGCATCTTTGAAGTCATGTCGGTCGACGGCGAAGTCCGCGACATGCTGCTCGGCGGCAAACCGGGCCGTACGATTTCCGATTTCTGCCACACCAACGGGATGATTTCGCTGGAAGAATCCGCCCGGGAAAAAGTGCTCGACGGGGTCACAAGCGTGGAAGAAGTGATTCGGATGATGATCTAG
- a CDS encoding leucine-rich repeat domain-containing protein, which yields MQNFLGYEFADTYVSLQGTNLDDAWLARNLALLKQKPQLVLDLVGTNITDQSIRLLSKLKNLSVLDIGNTAVTDDGLRSLAGHRRLRIVRVEGTRVTSAGLKMLSSLPELEYVGLDSIQWNQNTLEVIKSSPRLTGVIMTAANDEIVSQLAIVPRLTDLWIQGKDVTDRSLEAVSNDKSLIYLTLLDCDVSQTAVDLLHQKIPGLILRQSTTAEVQNDRQERIAKYRAKIESKD from the coding sequence TTGCAGAACTTTCTGGGATACGAGTTCGCCGATACCTATGTTTCACTTCAAGGGACGAACCTCGACGATGCCTGGCTTGCTCGCAATCTGGCGCTGCTGAAGCAAAAGCCCCAGCTTGTTCTCGATCTGGTAGGAACCAACATCACCGACCAAAGCATCCGTTTACTTTCAAAACTCAAGAACCTGAGCGTATTGGATATCGGTAATACTGCAGTCACAGACGACGGCCTTCGCAGCCTGGCTGGGCATCGACGCTTGCGTATTGTGAGAGTCGAGGGGACGCGAGTGACGTCTGCTGGTCTCAAAATGCTTAGCTCGCTGCCTGAATTGGAGTATGTCGGCCTGGACTCAATCCAGTGGAATCAGAACACCCTCGAAGTCATAAAAAGCTCTCCAAGACTCACTGGAGTGATAATGACGGCGGCGAATGATGAAATCGTCAGCCAACTTGCAATTGTACCGCGGCTCACCGATCTTTGGATACAGGGAAAAGACGTGACCGACCGAAGTCTGGAAGCGGTCTCAAACGACAAATCGCTGATCTACTTGACCCTTTTGGATTGCGATGTGAGCCAGACCGCAGTCGACTTGCTTCATCAGAAGATTCCCGGCCTGATCCTGCGGCAGTCGACGACTGCCGAGGTCCAAAATGATCGACAGGAACGCATTGCCAAATACCGTGCGAAAATCGAATCGAAAGATTAA
- a CDS encoding alkaline phosphatase family protein, with protein MTIWKLLTPLHVSIHWGFALLMFAAMPAFAQELKTQNVVLITTDGLRWQEVFTGAEKELINKKDGGVANVEELERKYWRETPEERRQALMPFFWGKIAREGQIYGNLNEGSSCHITNTMKFSYPGYNEILTGFADPQIDSNDKKPNENFTVLEWLHRKPAFDGKVAAFSAWDVIPFVINRERCDFPVMGGWEPVPEESPNARQQLLNELIADTTPHNSAEVIDSILYQAAKEHLIRHQPRVFFVGFLETDHWGHAGRYDYLLDSAHTADDYIRRLWELMQSMDQYRGKTTFIITTDHGRGSGLTAWKNHGQKVDGSENMWMAFLGPDTPPLGERKNCDPVTQSQIAATLAAFLGKDYCSEVPRAGLPVRDTLPAAKQ; from the coding sequence ATGACCATCTGGAAACTTTTGACGCCCCTGCATGTCTCAATTCATTGGGGCTTTGCATTGCTCATGTTTGCCGCGATGCCGGCTTTTGCGCAAGAGCTGAAAACGCAGAACGTCGTGCTGATCACGACGGACGGATTGCGGTGGCAGGAGGTCTTCACCGGTGCTGAAAAGGAATTGATCAACAAGAAAGACGGTGGAGTTGCCAACGTCGAGGAGCTTGAACGGAAGTACTGGCGGGAGACTCCTGAAGAGCGACGCCAGGCGTTAATGCCGTTCTTCTGGGGGAAGATTGCCCGTGAAGGGCAGATCTATGGCAACCTGAATGAGGGGAGTTCTTGCCACATCACCAACACGATGAAGTTTTCGTATCCAGGTTACAACGAGATCCTCACAGGCTTCGCCGATCCCCAAATCGACAGTAATGACAAGAAGCCCAATGAGAACTTCACGGTGCTGGAATGGCTACACCGTAAGCCGGCTTTTGACGGCAAGGTGGCTGCTTTCAGTGCCTGGGATGTCATCCCGTTTGTGATCAATCGTGAACGCTGCGACTTCCCTGTGATGGGGGGCTGGGAACCAGTGCCGGAAGAAAGTCCCAATGCCCGTCAGCAATTGCTCAACGAGCTCATCGCCGATACCACGCCGCACAATTCGGCCGAGGTGATCGATTCCATCCTGTATCAGGCAGCGAAGGAACACCTGATCCGGCATCAGCCTCGCGTGTTCTTTGTGGGCTTTCTGGAAACCGACCACTGGGGCCACGCAGGTCGCTACGACTATTTGCTGGATTCCGCTCACACTGCCGACGATTACATCCGCAGGCTCTGGGAATTGATGCAGTCGATGGACCAGTATCGGGGCAAAACGACGTTCATCATCACCACCGACCACGGCCGCGGCTCCGGCCTGACAGCCTGGAAGAATCATGGACAGAAAGTGGACGGCTCAGAAAACATGTGGATGGCCTTCCTCGGCCCCGACACTCCGCCGCTCGGCGAGAGAAAGAACTGCGACCCGGTCACACAAAGCCAGATCGCGGCGACGCTGGCTGCGTTTCTGGGAAAGGACTATTGCAGTGAAGTTCCACGCGCTGGTTTGCCTGTAAGGGATACTCTTCCGGCTGCGAAACAGTAA
- a CDS encoding DUF2760 domain-containing protein — translation MGRLGLAFRIFFEVLFNQNRAEQVRALEAEPAAEPVPAPVAAPTPVTKPVSARSDALTLLETLQREARLLDFIQEEISAYSDQQVGSAVRDVHRGCRAVFQRLFSLAPAIDTPEGSRLTLQGNESAAKIRLVGKVVDQRPLSGVVVHPGWRAEKCDVPTWQGTPETKDILAPAEVELA, via the coding sequence ATGGGTCGTCTGGGACTGGCATTCCGGATCTTTTTCGAAGTTCTGTTCAACCAGAACAGGGCAGAGCAAGTTCGGGCACTGGAAGCGGAACCTGCTGCCGAACCCGTCCCTGCTCCAGTCGCGGCCCCGACGCCCGTGACCAAGCCGGTTTCTGCTCGCAGTGATGCCCTGACGCTGCTCGAAACCCTGCAGCGCGAAGCCCGTCTGCTCGACTTCATTCAAGAAGAGATCTCGGCTTACAGCGACCAACAGGTCGGCAGCGCCGTACGGGACGTCCATCGCGGCTGCCGGGCAGTGTTCCAGCGGCTGTTTTCACTCGCACCAGCCATCGACACCCCGGAAGGGAGCCGTTTGACGCTGCAAGGGAACGAATCCGCCGCGAAGATCCGGCTCGTCGGCAAAGTTGTCGACCAGCGTCCGCTCTCAGGCGTGGTGGTGCATCCCGGCTGGCGGGCCGAAAAGTGTGACGTTCCCACCTGGCAGGGAACGCCGGAAACGAAAGACATTCTTGCCCCGGCGGAAGTTGAACTCGCGTGA
- the tsaD gene encoding tRNA (adenosine(37)-N6)-threonylcarbamoyltransferase complex transferase subunit TsaD — protein sequence MEPVSQSASHSSPAGDRQPCGLLLAIESSCDETAAAVVDRSGQVLSSIVASQDELHARFGGVVPEIASRAHLERILPVIDEALKRAGKTLADLNAVAVMTEPGLVGSLLVGVTAAKTLAMVLDVPLVAVNHIHAHLYACRMQAGRDIFPAIGLVVSGGHTNLYDCASAISYTLLGSTIDDAAGEAFDKAAAMLGLPYPGGPWIAKAALTGNPRAYDFPRSFLRDERLAFSFSGLKTAVRYAAFGQPGTLNPPPPLTPERIADLAASFQEAAVDILVAKCRQALKRYGRRSLCIGGGVAANQRLRERLEELARKDRIEIVVAPLSLCTDNAAMGAIAWELLQAGQVSPLDVDVTPGLVRHREGS from the coding sequence ATGGAACCTGTATCTCAATCGGCCAGTCATTCATCGCCAGCAGGAGATCGCCAACCGTGCGGTCTCCTGCTGGCGATTGAGTCTTCCTGCGACGAAACCGCCGCCGCCGTCGTCGATCGTTCCGGTCAGGTGCTGAGCAGCATCGTGGCTTCGCAGGATGAACTGCATGCCCGCTTCGGCGGCGTTGTGCCCGAGATCGCCTCTCGGGCCCATCTGGAACGCATTCTGCCGGTCATCGACGAAGCCCTGAAACGGGCTGGCAAAACACTCGCCGATCTGAACGCCGTGGCGGTCATGACCGAGCCTGGCCTCGTGGGCTCTCTGCTGGTGGGGGTCACCGCCGCAAAGACGCTGGCGATGGTGCTGGATGTGCCCCTTGTGGCCGTGAACCATATCCACGCCCATCTGTATGCCTGCCGGATGCAGGCAGGCCGCGACATCTTCCCCGCGATTGGACTTGTCGTCAGCGGCGGCCACACGAACCTGTACGACTGCGCCAGCGCCATTTCGTACACGCTGCTCGGTTCCACCATCGACGACGCTGCCGGAGAGGCTTTCGACAAAGCGGCCGCGATGCTGGGACTCCCGTACCCCGGCGGGCCGTGGATCGCCAAAGCCGCACTGACAGGCAACCCGCGAGCATACGACTTCCCCCGTTCGTTTCTCCGCGATGAACGACTGGCCTTCAGCTTCAGCGGCCTCAAAACCGCGGTGCGATACGCCGCCTTCGGACAGCCGGGCACGTTGAATCCCCCTCCTCCGCTCACACCCGAACGAATTGCCGATCTCGCCGCGAGTTTTCAGGAAGCGGCCGTGGACATTTTGGTTGCAAAATGCCGTCAGGCGCTCAAGCGTTATGGCCGCAGGTCGCTCTGCATCGGCGGCGGCGTGGCGGCCAATCAGCGATTGCGGGAACGCCTGGAAGAACTCGCCAGAAAAGACCGCATCGAAATCGTCGTCGCGCCATTATCGCTCTGTACGGATAACGCTGCGATGGGCGCCATCGCTTGGGAACTTCTTCAAGCAGGGCAAGTCTCACCCCTCGACGTCGACGTCACCCCCGGACTCGTCAGACATCGAGAAGGAAGTTGA
- a CDS encoding S41 family peptidase: MTLLPRAYGFWTGAVFAALLVASSAAAHAAEAAVEAKPDTESKPVDPDYYELMRVFVDTFQEIDQNYVKEVDRRKLVEAAVRGMLEELDPYSDYIAPDDLDQFTEAISQEFGGVGIRVNWDRQARAIEVVTPMPGSPAYKAGIQAGDRLVEIAGKAVKDFPQGKEIDTAVEYLRGKPGEEIVVGVMHTGSKDIEKVSLKRELIQLDTVMGYSYDKDGKWNLMFDPEQKIGYIRLTHFTSRSAAEVREALKSLKKQGMKGLIIDLRFNPGGLLEAAVDISDMFIDQGMIVSTDGRNSAHRSWSAKSFGTFNGFPIAILINHYSASASEILSACLQDHHRAIIVGERSWGKGSVQDVIDLEDGKSALKLTTASYHRPSGKNIHRFPDSKETDEWGVTPDEGYVVEFSLDDMRKYQEDRQERDIIGKAPKGEFVDRQLQAAKACIEKQLKEPAAAEAKPEAEKKDEKPAKPEEKKASTSHVPARRLPLFAVPRRAAG; encoded by the coding sequence ATGACTCTTCTTCCTCGCGCGTATGGATTTTGGACCGGAGCCGTTTTCGCGGCCCTCCTGGTCGCCAGCTCCGCTGCGGCTCATGCTGCTGAAGCCGCCGTCGAGGCCAAGCCGGACACCGAATCCAAACCCGTCGATCCCGACTACTACGAACTGATGCGGGTGTTCGTCGACACCTTCCAGGAGATCGACCAGAACTACGTCAAAGAGGTCGACCGCCGCAAACTGGTGGAAGCCGCCGTGCGGGGCATGCTTGAAGAACTCGACCCCTATTCCGACTACATCGCTCCCGACGATCTCGACCAGTTCACGGAAGCCATCTCGCAGGAGTTCGGCGGCGTCGGCATTCGGGTGAACTGGGACCGGCAGGCCCGGGCCATTGAAGTCGTCACCCCCATGCCGGGCAGCCCCGCTTACAAGGCCGGGATTCAGGCAGGCGACCGACTCGTCGAAATCGCCGGCAAAGCTGTCAAGGATTTCCCGCAGGGCAAAGAAATCGACACCGCCGTCGAGTACCTCCGCGGTAAGCCGGGTGAAGAAATCGTTGTGGGCGTGATGCACACCGGTTCGAAGGACATCGAAAAGGTTTCGCTCAAACGCGAACTGATTCAGCTCGACACCGTGATGGGCTATTCCTACGACAAAGACGGCAAGTGGAACCTGATGTTCGATCCCGAACAGAAGATCGGCTACATCCGTTTGACTCACTTCACTAGCCGTAGCGCTGCGGAAGTTCGCGAAGCCCTCAAATCCCTCAAAAAGCAGGGAATGAAAGGGCTCATCATCGATTTGCGATTCAATCCAGGCGGCCTGCTTGAAGCGGCTGTCGACATCTCCGACATGTTTATCGACCAGGGGATGATCGTCAGTACCGATGGCCGCAACAGCGCCCATCGCTCATGGAGCGCCAAAAGCTTCGGAACCTTCAATGGCTTCCCGATTGCGATTCTCATCAACCATTACAGTGCTTCGGCCAGTGAAATTCTCTCTGCCTGCCTGCAAGACCATCATCGCGCGATCATTGTCGGCGAACGCAGTTGGGGCAAAGGAAGTGTGCAGGACGTGATCGACCTGGAAGACGGCAAAAGCGCTTTGAAGCTCACCACCGCCAGCTACCATCGCCCCAGCGGCAAGAACATTCACCGCTTCCCGGACTCCAAAGAGACCGACGAGTGGGGCGTCACGCCGGACGAAGGTTACGTTGTCGAGTTCTCTCTGGATGACATGCGGAAGTATCAGGAAGACCGCCAGGAACGCGACATCATCGGCAAAGCTCCGAAGGGCGAATTCGTCGACCGCCAGTTGCAGGCCGCGAAAGCCTGCATCGAAAAGCAGTTGAAAGAACCCGCTGCCGCCGAGGCCAAGCCCGAAGCCGAGAAGAAGGACGAAAAGCCGGCCAAGCCGGAAGAAAAGAAGGCTTCGACCTCGCATGTGCCGGCCCGTCGTCTGCCGCTGTTCGCCGTTCCCCGCCGTGCGGCAGGCTGA
- a CDS encoding Hsp70 family protein has protein sequence MSAEYVVGIDLGTTNSVVAFCPAQAEFPQIELLPVPQLVGPGTLETRGSLPSFLYLAPQEDAAFALPWAKKRDYVVGDWARRQSAENPDRTVIGAKSWLCYSRVDRRQPILPWNAPAEVAKISPVTASQRFLEHLVAAWNQQHPKAPLTKQRVVLTVPASFDASARELTREAALAAGLPEDFILLEEPQAAVYSWLAQAGERWRKLVKVGDTILVVDVGGGTTDLTLVSVAQEQGELELRRVAVGDHLLVGGDNMDLALAHHAAAKFAEKGTQLDPWQSVALWHACRTAKESLLSADGAETHPVAVLGRGRKLVGGTVTVDLDRTSTQQLLLDGFLPECDLQATVQRRRASGFQQIGLPFETETGVTRHIADFLKRHAAHENAVRPTDILVNGGVFKSDVLQSRLLQVLAGWFPQAPPKALAGERDLDHAVARGATYYGWAKDHGGVRIRGGTARSYYVGIETSGLAIPGAPRPLQALCVVPRGMEEGTQTNVPSGEFGLVVGEPAQFQFFSSAVRKEDKPGDLLRSWGPEELVETDPLEATLPVEEGNAGGYVPVTFQSAITELGIFELWCVNAGSQRKWKLEFSVREPEE, from the coding sequence ATGAGTGCTGAATACGTTGTCGGGATCGATCTGGGGACCACTAACAGCGTGGTGGCGTTTTGTCCCGCGCAGGCAGAGTTCCCGCAAATCGAACTGCTGCCGGTTCCTCAACTGGTCGGGCCAGGGACTCTCGAAACGCGGGGAAGTTTGCCGTCGTTCTTGTATCTCGCTCCGCAGGAAGACGCGGCCTTCGCACTCCCTTGGGCAAAAAAGCGGGATTACGTTGTCGGCGACTGGGCGCGGCGGCAGTCGGCCGAGAATCCGGATCGCACGGTGATCGGGGCCAAGTCGTGGCTCTGCTATAGCCGAGTCGATCGGCGGCAGCCGATTCTTCCCTGGAACGCTCCCGCCGAGGTCGCGAAGATTTCGCCGGTCACCGCCTCGCAGCGGTTTCTCGAACATCTCGTGGCTGCCTGGAATCAGCAGCATCCGAAAGCACCGCTGACTAAACAACGCGTCGTCCTCACGGTCCCGGCCTCGTTCGATGCCAGTGCCAGAGAGCTGACTCGTGAAGCGGCACTCGCAGCCGGGTTGCCTGAGGACTTCATTCTGCTGGAAGAACCGCAGGCAGCGGTCTATTCCTGGCTGGCTCAGGCGGGCGAGCGGTGGCGGAAGCTGGTCAAAGTCGGCGACACGATTCTGGTCGTCGATGTGGGGGGCGGGACGACCGACCTCACGCTGGTCAGCGTTGCACAAGAACAAGGGGAACTCGAACTCCGCCGCGTCGCCGTTGGTGACCATTTGCTGGTTGGCGGAGACAACATGGATTTGGCGCTGGCCCACCATGCCGCTGCTAAATTCGCCGAGAAGGGAACGCAGCTCGACCCCTGGCAATCGGTCGCGCTGTGGCACGCCTGTCGAACCGCGAAAGAAAGCCTGCTGTCGGCTGACGGCGCGGAGACGCATCCGGTCGCTGTGCTGGGGCGCGGACGCAAGCTGGTCGGCGGCACGGTGACCGTGGATCTCGACCGCACCTCAACGCAGCAACTGCTGCTCGATGGCTTTCTGCCAGAGTGTGATCTCCAGGCGACCGTGCAGCGACGTCGTGCGTCAGGTTTTCAGCAGATTGGGTTGCCGTTCGAAACTGAGACCGGCGTCACGCGTCACATCGCCGACTTTCTGAAACGGCATGCCGCGCACGAAAACGCAGTGCGGCCGACCGACATCCTCGTCAACGGCGGCGTGTTCAAGTCGGACGTCTTACAGTCGCGATTGCTGCAGGTGCTGGCCGGCTGGTTTCCGCAGGCGCCGCCAAAGGCGCTCGCGGGCGAACGTGATCTCGATCACGCCGTCGCCCGTGGCGCAACGTACTACGGTTGGGCGAAAGATCACGGCGGCGTCCGAATCAGAGGAGGCACCGCCAGGTCGTATTACGTCGGCATCGAAACGTCCGGCCTCGCCATCCCCGGCGCGCCCCGTCCTCTACAGGCACTCTGCGTGGTCCCGCGCGGCATGGAAGAAGGAACTCAGACGAATGTCCCCTCAGGCGAGTTCGGCCTGGTGGTCGGCGAACCCGCCCAGTTCCAGTTCTTCAGTTCCGCCGTACGCAAGGAAGACAAACCCGGCGACCTGCTCCGCAGTTGGGGACCAGAAGAACTGGTCGAAACCGACCCGTTGGAGGCAACACTGCCAGTCGAAGAAGGCAACGCCGGCGGCTATGTGCCGGTGACATTCCAATCGGCAATCACCGAACTCGGCATCTTTGAACTCTGGTGCGTCAACGCGGGCTCGCAGCGGAAATGGAAGCTGGAATTCAGCGTGAGGGAGCCGGAAGAGTAA
- a CDS encoding leucine-rich repeat domain-containing protein — protein sequence MSAAALTSWLLVALLGITCVWMLWMAATQTDLEQEVRRAGGVLIVQRPPFSYERFIGALLGARPEGDAYACLWGTEVDDAWIARNLSSLRSESGLELNLCRTNVGDDSVRQLTTLKELESLDLSETIVTDAGLQLFAKHPTLACLSVGGTPVTSTGLQFLPTLPELRYVGVDAAQLDEKLLVTLQGCPKLTSFILIKADDATVIRLVRHPSFRLLILQREAVTDQSLVLLATHPELTYLCLRDCAVTDAGVNALQLALPKLQVDRKTTAESEQEWREMIEKRREETSEP from the coding sequence ATGTCCGCCGCCGCTCTGACCAGTTGGCTGCTCGTCGCCCTGCTGGGGATCACCTGCGTCTGGATGCTGTGGATGGCTGCGACGCAAACGGATCTCGAACAAGAGGTCCGCCGCGCCGGCGGCGTGCTTATCGTTCAACGGCCTCCGTTCAGTTACGAACGATTCATTGGCGCCCTGCTTGGCGCCCGTCCGGAAGGGGATGCGTACGCCTGTTTGTGGGGCACCGAGGTCGATGACGCCTGGATCGCTCGCAACCTGAGTTCGTTACGCAGTGAATCCGGTTTGGAACTGAATCTCTGCAGAACCAACGTCGGCGACGACAGCGTTCGTCAGCTCACAACGTTGAAGGAGCTGGAGAGTCTTGATCTCTCGGAAACCATTGTCACGGATGCGGGCTTGCAATTATTCGCAAAGCATCCGACGCTGGCGTGTTTGTCCGTTGGCGGCACGCCTGTCACCTCGACTGGGTTACAGTTTCTCCCCACGTTGCCAGAGCTGAGGTATGTGGGAGTCGACGCCGCTCAACTCGACGAAAAGTTGCTGGTAACTCTTCAAGGCTGTCCAAAACTGACATCTTTTATTCTGATCAAAGCCGACGACGCGACCGTCATACGTCTTGTCCGGCATCCCTCATTCCGCTTGCTGATTCTTCAACGCGAAGCGGTCACCGACCAGAGCCTGGTCCTCCTCGCAACCCATCCCGAACTCACCTACCTGTGCCTCCGCGACTGCGCGGTGACCGACGCCGGGGTCAACGCTTTGCAACTGGCCTTGCCCAAGCTTCAAGTGGATCGCAAAACGACCGCCGAGTCCGAACAGGAATGGCGAGAGATGATCGAAAAACGCCGCGAGGAAACTTCAGAGCCCTGA